The genomic window GtcattattaaatttgtaCACATACTGAAAATTGTTAAAGTCAGCATAAAAGAATTgaatgtaattaaaaatttttttggcTTGATCTTTTGttatagtattatttataatatttaattttgttaaaataatttctttattttttaattcgtcaaaaaaatttaacgtAATATACGGCATTGAATTAGAcctgtatttattataatcttCAAGTGGTGTTACAAATACTAACTTATAATCAATAAATTGAGAATAGAAGTTTATGTAaccattttgttttttagatggaat from Plasmodium malariae genome assembly, chromosome: 13 includes these protein-coding regions:
- the ATP11 gene encoding ATP synthase mitochondrial F1 complex assembly factor 1, putative, which translates into the protein MLQCSGNKRFYFSLPCSRELKNVVKLKLFEKEDKNRIINIWKEKYKNEKYVIADYINIQKYELIKKNCKNNSHFIIPSKKQNGYINFYSQFIDYKLVFVTPLEDYNKYRSNSMPYITLNFFDELKNKEIILTKLNIINNTITKDQAKKIFNYIQFFYADFNNFQYVYKFNNDSRNFNYKAFFNKFQNMF